A stretch of DNA from Vibrio rhizosphaerae:
CCAAGCTCACTTACGTCACCTGAGATGCCAACAGCTGTGGCCGATTATGCTCGGTTTGCCAAATTCTAGCTACTATTTCTCTGCATCGGATTAATGGGATTACCTGAATCAAATCAATGATGCGGGGCGGTATAAATGTTGATGCAATTCATCACTCGCCCGAAGCGACACTGCGTTCGTGAAGATTCGTATACGTTGTGAAGATTGAGCGCATGCGGCATCACGAATGGTTTTAATATGTAAACTTAACAATATAATGTGTAATCGTAGCGCCACCTCGATAGGTATGGACAAGCTTGCCATCTAAATAAAGCTCGGCGATACAGCCGGTTACTTTTTCGTCACCGCGTTGACGTTCTAAGATGAATCTCAATTTAAGATCTGCATTTTCTGGTGGATTCATCTCAAGGTGTAAAGCACAGACACTGTCAAAACCACCACCGCCCTGTAACAGGCTAAGCGAGTCGTTCAATGTTTTCTCAGCAGGAATCATAAATGTATGGACCGGCTCATCCGATTTAATGACTTGCTGACCACCCCAGCTTTCATCGGGTGTGGCGATGTTAAACCAGACGCTTTCATTCATTAAAATACTCTGCTTTTCTGCAAAGTTCGGCACTTCAACGGTGAGCTTTGCCGTCGAACCGGAAGTCGGGGCTGTAATCTTTGACACACAGCCAAATACACTAAAGGCAAGTGCAAAAACGATAAGCAAATTGGTGAATTTCATTGATACTCCTTTGTCGGACGGTGATCACGCTGCGCTCATGAGTGACCGACGCTACCACAGTTGTGAGTTTTGATATGCCTGGTTCCACGAAAAGCGACAACAAGACACAATCTGTCACATTTAAATATCTTGTCTGAGATTGGTCACTGGCGACGCGAGATATTTCCTGTCCATTCAGGCATGAATATCCTCAGGAATGAATATCTGCTGGATTGAATAACGACATCTATTTTTCATTGATGGGCAGAACATCGCACAATGCGCGCTGAATGTTGTGCTGATGAGCATCAATATATTCGATATCATTTAAGTAGGCCTGAAGATGCCCTTGCTCGATATTTTCAGCAAAGGATGGATGACCATCCCTTGCCGCCTGACGCATGAAATCAACCAAAGCTGCCAGCCGCTTCACCATCATCTCAGCAAGCTGCTCTCTTTCGGGGCCTGTTGCACCATAGCTATCACAAAAAAGTTTTGCTCTGGCAATTTGTTCTGTGATGGTCCCTAACCGATCAGCCCGGTTGGTTTTAAACGGTGCCCAGCAATACACTGAGTATGCTAAATCCCAGACTCTTGGCGCAGGATGTGCTGTATCGAAGTCGAAAACACCAACCACAGTGCAATTTTCAAGCGTGACATTATAGGGCGTAAAGTCGCCATGACAGATCACCTCAAATGGCTCTCTAGGCGCAAGCATCCATGGCTGTTTGACGATGTTCGTTGTAGAGATAATGTGAGTTGCAGAGGTGATGTCAGTGATAGACGGGTCAGTTGCAAACAATAAGGAAACCGTCGCATCATGGATTTTTCGGAGTAATGTCGCGGCGGACATGAGCGCTTCCGCTGAAGCAATCGGGCCGACTAAAGGGTAATTGTAAGTGTCGCCGGCAACAAAACTTAAAAGCTCTTGATCGTCGGTAACACCAAGCACTCTGGGACACTCATGAACATTCAAGCGCTCCAGATGTGTCAATAATTGATGCACCGTCGCGCTCCAGGGCTGAAGCGGCCGGTAAACAACGTCGCCGTCCCGATAGATCGATGATGCCCTGCCGCCGGTTAATTCTTCCATGATTCTCCTTCTTCTGTCACCAACATCTGGCTCGGCAGCGGTACACATGCCCATGCCATCGTCTCAGACAACCGATCAAATCAACCTGCAGAATACCGCTTGGCGACAGCAGAAATCTGCCTCACCATCGCCTCAAAACTGACGCTCGATGCAATATGTGGCGTAACCACAACCTGTGTCATCTGCCAAAGCCGGCTATCCTCCGGCAGTGGTTCGGTAGCAAACACATCAAGCAGAGCACCACGCAGGTGCTGATTCTCAAGTGCGGCAATGAAATCTGCTTCCACCAGATGCGCACCGCGGCCACAGTGAATCAGCGCAGCATGATCCGGCAGTTTAGCGAATACTTGTGCATTGAGCAGTCCTTCAGTTTCAGCATTGAGCGGCAACAGGTTAACCAAAATATCCAGCCCGTCAAGCACCGGTGTCAGTGCGTCAGCGCCCGCGAAACAGGTCACGCCCGCCAGTGACTTCTCTGAGCGCGACCACCCGCGCACAGCATACCCCATCTGCGCCAGATGAGTCGCGACATACGCGCCAATTTCACCAAGACCCAGAACACCGACGGTGATCTCTCTGGCAGCGCGTTGCGGTAATTCTTGCCAGAGACTCTGCCGCTGAAAGCTTTGGTAGCGATCCATATCACGCTGGTAATAAAGCACGCCCCACAGCACGTATTCAAACATACCGTGTTTTTGCTCGGCATCGACCATGCGTTCAACCGTCAGTCCCGAGCTCAGCAATGCCCCCAAATTATCGGCACCGGCCCCCAGAGAATGCAGGCATTTCAGCGCAGGAAAATCATGGGGCAAAGCCGGGCTGGGATACCAACACGCCGCGACCTGCGCCGTTGCAGCGCGAGGATCGTCGTTTAGCACCCAGTCCACATCGCTTTGAGACTTCGCGGCACATGCCAGCAAAACCTTGCTGAAGCGGGGGTTGTTGGTTGCTACGAGTACCACAGGTTTCACACACTTACTCCTTATACGAGGGGTCTGAACGTTCAAGTTTACGCAGCCAGGCCTGCCATACCAGATGCCGCTCATGGGCAACGTTCTTAAACTGACCGCAAACGTGCTCAGCCAGCTTGTCAGGGATCACGTCGATGTCGGACAGCCCCGCCATCTGACCCGCAGCCAGCTGAATTTCACATGCTTTGTTGAGATAAAACATCACCTGAAACGCATCGGCAACGGTTTCCCCGACACTCAGCAAACCATGATTACGCAGAATCAGCGCCATATTGTCACCCAGCGACGTTTGAATGCGGCTGCGCTCTTCCAAGTTAAACGCCACACCTTCATAATCATGATAACCGACTTGATTGTGAAATTCGGCACTGATCTGGTTGAGATTCAACAAACCGTGATGACACGCGGCAACGGCCATACCCGCCAGTGTATGTGTATGCATGACACAATGCGCATCGTCACGCGCCATATGTACCGCACTGTGGATCGTAAAGCCTGCCGGATTATATTTGGCATCGCCGCTGATAATTTCACCGTTGGCATCGACTACGATTAAATCACTGGCGGTCACTTCCTCAAACATCAAACCAAATGGATTGATCAAAAAGCGTGGCTCCCCGGCTCCGGGTAAACGCACCGAGAAATGGGTATAAAGGGTATCTTCCCAGCCCAGCATCGCCGCCAACCGATAAGCGGCGGCTAAATCTTGACGCAACTGTTTTTCATGGCTATCCATCAAGCGACTCTCCCCATAAACGCTTTGACACGTTCAAAGCTTTGACTATCGTTGGCTTGATTGAGAATCTCACCCGGCGGTGCATCAATCGCGACCACACCGTTCTCCATCATAATCACGCGATCGGAGACCGACAACGCAAAGTCCATTTCGTGCGTGACGATGATCATCGTCATGCCCTCTTTGGCTAAGTCTTGAATCACTTTCAGGACCTCACCGACCATTTCAGGGTCAAGCGCCGAAGTGGGTTCATCAAACAGCATAATTTCAGGTGACATCGCCAGCGAACGAGCAATTGCCACCCGCTGTTGCTGCCCACCCGATAACTGATGCGGATATTTATTCGCATGGGCCAGCAAGCCGACCCGGTCGAGCAAAAACAGCGCTTGTTTTCTGGCATCATCATACGATGCGGCTTTACCGTGATAACGCGGTGCCATCATCACATTTTGCAACGCGGTTTTATGCGGAAACAGGTTAAACGACTGGAATACCATCCCAATGCGTTTGATCCCTTCACGAATACGGCGTTTGTTGTTGACGACTCCGCCTTTGATGTAGTCCTCACCATACAACACGATCTCGCCGCCATCGATCTTTTCGAGATCGTTAATGGTGCGAATCAAGGTGGTTTTACCCGACCCCGACGGGCCGATAATGCTCAACACTTCACCGGGTCTGACCTTGAGGTTAATCGATTTCAACACCTGATGACGACCATAAGATTTGGTAATCCCTTGCAGCTCCAGCGCATTCGGCTGACCTTTCCCGATGGTTGGTAACACCGAACGGCTGACCGTCATGGTTTGACTGCGCAATTCATCACACTGCGGGGCTGAGAGGGTTTCCGGTGAGCGTGAGGGAATATCCATTTTCTTTTCAGCCCAGTGCAGCACCGCGCCAAAAATCGTCACAATCGCCACGTAATACACCGCCACCGCAAGCAAGGTTTCCATCACCAGAAAATTTTGAGAATAGAGGCGCTGGCCGGTTTGCAATAGTTCAGGCAATGAGATAGCCGACACCAGCGAGCTCAGTTTGATGATGGTGACAAACTCATTGATCATCGCCGGCATCGAGACACGAATCGCCTGCGGAATGACGACCATTCGCTGTACACCTAAAAATCCGATGCTGAGTGCATGACCTGCTTCACGCTGCCCTTTAGCGACTGACAACAAACCGCTCCGGTGAATTTCTGCCATGTAAGCGGCTTCGGTCACCACCAGACTCACCAGCCCGGCGATAAACGGCACCCCAAGATAGGCCCCTGTGGATGGAAATAACTGCGGCATATTGTAGACAAACACTAATACGACCAACAGCGGCACACTGCGGAAGAACCAGACAAACAGCGAGGTTGGCAAAGATAACCATTTTTTATCTGACAATTTGCCGCATGCAACCACAAATCCCAACACGGCGCCCAACGCCCACGACAGTGTACTTAACACGATGACGGTCACGCACGCGTGATAAAACGCGGACATGGTGAATAACGAAAAGAAATATTCCCAATCTAAACTCATGATAACTCCGACAACTTTCTGGCTTCTCAGCTTGAATATGAATCAATCATGCTTACGCCCCGGGGCCTGCGGTCATCTCGACCATGCAAGCCAGCCAAGGCGCACCGAATTAATTCTCCACAGGAGAGAGATCGTATTTCTTGAGCAAATTGTCATACGACCCGTCGGCCTTAATCCCGGCCATTGCGGTCTCAAGCTGCGCTTTCAGCGCGGCATTGTCTTGTTTGACATAGATCCCCAGCGTTTGTGGAAACACTAAGTCATCTGAGCTGATTTGTATCCGGCCTTTGGTGCGCTCAACAAACATTTGTGCCGCACCGGCAATCTCAAGTTGCGCCTGAACATTGCGTGACATCAGCGCTTGGGTCACTTCTGGCGCGGTGGGAAATTCCTGAATGTGAATCGGTGCCAGTCCTTTGGGCTCACAGTAAGATTTAGATAACTCATCGAGCGCTTTGACCCAAGTTGTCCCTTGCTGCAAACCGACGTTCACGCCGCACAAATCATTTTTGGTTTTAGGTGAGACATCACTGCCTTTCACGACCATGATCGATGCCCCCGTACGCGCATAAGGAATCGCATCGGCTTTTTTCAGACGGTCAGGAATGATGTACATCCCGGAAATGACCGCATCAAATTTGTTTGAGTTCAGGCCTAAAATGAGCCCGGTAAACTTATTATCGCTAAAACTGTAATCAAGACCCATTTTGCCCGCCAACAGCGCGGTTAGTTCCGGGTCAAACCCAACAACTTGACCGTTATCGTACGACTCAAACGGGGGATAGGAAATTTCCATTCCGACGA
This window harbors:
- a CDS encoding aminoglycoside phosphotransferase family protein, which encodes MEELTGGRASSIYRDGDVVYRPLQPWSATVHQLLTHLERLNVHECPRVLGVTDDQELLSFVAGDTYNYPLVGPIASAEALMSAATLLRKIHDATVSLLFATDPSITDITSATHIISTTNIVKQPWMLAPREPFEVICHGDFTPYNVTLENCTVVGVFDFDTAHPAPRVWDLAYSVYCWAPFKTNRADRLGTITEQIARAKLFCDSYGATGPEREQLAEMMVKRLAALVDFMRQAARDGHPSFAENIEQGHLQAYLNDIEYIDAHQHNIQRALCDVLPINEK
- a CDS encoding 2-hydroxyacid dehydrogenase yields the protein MKPVVLVATNNPRFSKVLLACAAKSQSDVDWVLNDDPRAATAQVAACWYPSPALPHDFPALKCLHSLGAGADNLGALLSSGLTVERMVDAEQKHGMFEYVLWGVLYYQRDMDRYQSFQRQSLWQELPQRAAREITVGVLGLGEIGAYVATHLAQMGYAVRGWSRSEKSLAGVTCFAGADALTPVLDGLDILVNLLPLNAETEGLLNAQVFAKLPDHAALIHCGRGAHLVEADFIAALENQHLRGALLDVFATEPLPEDSRLWQMTQVVVTPHIASSVSFEAMVRQISAVAKRYSAG
- a CDS encoding class II aldolase/adducin family protein codes for the protein MDSHEKQLRQDLAAAYRLAAMLGWEDTLYTHFSVRLPGAGEPRFLINPFGLMFEEVTASDLIVVDANGEIISGDAKYNPAGFTIHSAVHMARDDAHCVMHTHTLAGMAVAACHHGLLNLNQISAEFHNQVGYHDYEGVAFNLEERSRIQTSLGDNMALILRNHGLLSVGETVADAFQVMFYLNKACEIQLAAGQMAGLSDIDVIPDKLAEHVCGQFKNVAHERHLVWQAWLRKLERSDPSYKE
- a CDS encoding amino acid ABC transporter ATP-binding protein, which produces MTVSRSVLPTIGKGQPNALELQGITKSYGRHQVLKSINLKVRPGEVLSIIGPSGSGKTTLIRTINDLEKIDGGEIVLYGEDYIKGGVVNNKRRIREGIKRIGMVFQSFNLFPHKTALQNVMMAPRYHGKAASYDDARKQALFLLDRVGLLAHANKYPHQLSGGQQQRVAIARSLAMSPEIMLFDEPTSALDPEMVGEVLKVIQDLAKEGMTMIIVTHEMDFALSVSDRVIMMENGVVAIDAPPGEILNQANDSQSFERVKAFMGRVA
- a CDS encoding transporter substrate-binding domain-containing protein, which produces MERIKSLLVGAMLATTLSSATATAANTLNAGKFVVGMEISYPPFESYDNGQVVGFDPELTALLAGKMGLDYSFSDNKFTGLILGLNSNKFDAVISGMYIIPDRLKKADAIPYARTGASIMVVKGSDVSPKTKNDLCGVNVGLQQGTTWVKALDELSKSYCEPKGLAPIHIQEFPTAPEVTQALMSRNVQAQLEIAGAAQMFVERTKGRIQISSDDLVFPQTLGIYVKQDNAALKAQLETAMAGIKADGSYDNLLKKYDLSPVEN